In one window of Trichoderma breve strain T069 chromosome 7 map unlocalized scaffold00008, whole genome shotgun sequence DNA:
- a CDS encoding thioesterase superfamily domain-containing protein, whose translation MSEEDGIHQLNRSYSPALNLVPPNSKSKRYDDALAYFRTIPWCAELLEASGTHYFLPNCRNPASDHRDQFFSTTLATPTTLKHVLCFFTTEDRDVLQDTSMPIAKVQTLYAPEDGLGGIGSMMHGGMIMALLDESSNVLLEINTVMNKQGTMFEAGSVTGGMEIKFTRPVITGQTVLATASIDAVDGRKMRINCDIRDEDGIILARASSTWFVVKHHL comes from the coding sequence ATGTCGGAAGAAGACGGCATCCATCAACTCAATCGCAGCTACAGCCCAGCTCTCAACCTAGTCCCTCCCAACTCCAAGTCTAAGCGATACGACGACGCATTAGCCTACTTTCGAACGATTCCATGGTGTGCGGAGCTGCTAGAAGCTTCTGGCACTCATTACTTCCTCCCTAACTGCCGAAATCCAGCTTCGGATCACCGAGACCAATTCTTTAGCACGACCCTAGCCACACCAACTACTCTGAAACACGTCTTGTGCTTTTTTACGACAGAGGACCGAGATGTGCTACAGGATACATCAATGCCTATTGCCAAGGTGCAGACACTTTACGCTCCAGAGGACGGCCTCGGTGGTATCGGATCAATGATGCATGGTGGAATGATTATGGCCTTGCTTGATGAGTCCTCAAATGTACTGCTCGAGATCAACACTGTAATGAACAAACAAGGTACTATGTTTGAAGCAGGAAGTGTTACGGGGGGGATGGAAATTAAATTTACAAGACCTGTTATCACCGGGCAAACAGTTTTAGCTACAGCCAGCATCGATGCAGTTGATGGACGTAAGATGAGGATCAACTGCGACATACGCGACGAAGATGGAATAATATTAGCCAGGGCATCTAGCACATGGTTTGTCGTTAAACATCACCTCTAA